A genomic segment from Fusarium fujikuroi IMI 58289 draft genome, chromosome FFUJ_chr04 encodes:
- a CDS encoding probable aldehyde dehydrogenase: protein MSLDVQLTAPNGRTYKQPTGLFINNEFVPSSSGKKITSINPTNEQEITSVYAASAEDVDKAVRAARRALRNPAWRDLPATERGKLMNRLAELVEENRDILATIETWDNGKPYSVSFNEDMTEVAETLRYYAGFADKVFGQVIETTGDKFGYTIREPIGVCGQIIPWNYPLAMAAWKLGPALACGNAVVLKPAEQTPLSILYFANLVVKAGFPPGVVNIVNGLGTVAGAALASHMDVDKIAFTGSTPTAKTIMKMASSNLKNITLETGGKSPLIVFDDADIDLAVYWAHAGIMSNQGQICTATSRILVQDGIYDKFLAAFRAQVKNISKVGDPFDEKTFQGPQVTKAQYDRILSFVEVGKKEGAKLELGGQPFKKVGDGKGYFIEPTVFTGVSPTMRVFQEEVFGPFVVVSKFSSEQEAIDLANDTQYGLGSALFTTNLTRAHQVAKRIEAGMVWINSSNDSDWRIPFGGVKQSGIGRELGEAGLAAYSNIKAVHVNIAAKL from the exons ATGAGTCTAGACGTTCAACTTACTGCCCCCAATGGGCGAACCTACAAGCAGCCTACTGGTCtgttcatcaacaacgaatTTGTTCCATCCTCAAGCGGCAAGAAAATCACTTCAATAAACCCAAC AAACGAGCAGGAAATCACCTCCGTCTACGCCGCATCAGCCGAAGATGTTGACAAAGCCGTCCGCGCCGCTCGTCGCGCCCTTCGCAATCCCGCCTGGCGAGATCTCCCAGCTACAGAGCGCGGCAAGCTCATGAACAGACTTGCCGAGCTCGTTGAGGAGAACCGGGATATTCTCGCTACGATTGAAACATGGGATAACGGAAAGCCTTACTCTGTCTCGTTCAATGAGGACATGACTGAGGTGGCCGAGACGTTAAGATACTATGCTGGCTTTGCGGATAAGGTCTTTGGACAGGTTATTGAGACTACTGGCGATAAGTTTGGATACACTATCCGTGAACCTATTGGTGTCTGCGGACAGATTATCCC ATGGAACTATCCCCTTGCTATGGCAGCTTGGAAGCTCGGCCCTGCCCTCGCCTGCGGTAACGCTGTAGTCCTCAAGCCCGCCGAGCAAACACCTCTCTCAATCCTCTACTTCGCCAACCTTGTTGTCAAAGCCGGCTTTCCCCCCGGTGtcgtcaacatcgtcaacggCCTCGGAACCGTCGCTGGCGCAGCCCTTGCCTCTCACATGGATGTCGACAAAATCGCCTTCACTGGCTCCACCCCAACAGCCAAGACCATCATGAAGATGGCTAGCAGTAACCTGAAGAATATTACTTTGGAGACTGGCGGCAAGAGTCCCCTCATCgtctttgatgatgcagaTATCGATCTGGCTGTTTATTGGGCCCATGCTGGTATCATGTCGAACCAAGGTCAAATTTGCACTGCCACAAGTCGTATTCTCGTTCAAGATGGTATCTATGATAAGTTCCTGGCTGCTTTCAGAGCGCAAGTCAAGAACATCTCCAAGGTTGGTGATCCCTTTGACGAGAAGACCTTCCAAGGCCCTCAAGTCACAAAGGCTCAATACGACCGTATTCTCTCTTTCGTCGAAGTCGGCAAGAAAGAAGGCGCCAAACTTGAGCTCGGAGGTCAGCCATTCAAGAAGGTCGGGGACGGCAAGGGCTACTTTATCGAACCTACAGTCTTCACTGGCGTTTCCCCCACGATGCGGGTTTTCCAAGAAGAGGTTTTCGGACCATTTGTGGTGGTTAGCAAGTTTAGCTCTGAACAAGAAGCTATCGACCTAGCCAACGATACTCAGTATGGTCTTGGAAGTGCTTTGTTTACTACCAACTTGACGAGGGCGCATCAGGTAGCGAAGAGGATTGAAGCTGGTATGGTCTGGATTAACTCAAGTAATGACAGTGATTGGAGGATCCCATTTGGTGGAGTGAAGCAGAGCGGTATTGGAAGGGAGTTGGGAGAGGCTGGCCTTGCGGCTTATTCGAATATCAAGGCTGTGCATGTTAACATTGCGGCAAAGTTATAA
- a CDS encoding related to HNM1-choline permease, with the protein MTNDVETNSALKRSDTTNEAIRDAEDLANFGHDQSLTRKFSMWSMFALAFSVLGTWSTFAQGIDSGLTSGGPIAILWGLVLVFVCNICVAVSLGEMCSSMPTALGQAYWISRLWPTKAGRFCSYLCAWINMTGWITLSASQIAFMGEFMLKMKVLFQPDWAGADKGWVLFLVYVGVTLAMTLFNVVACRKDIVLPWFNNFVGVSFASLFFIISLAMLISVGTKDNLHYQPASFVFGQWINQTGWPDGVTWFLGLIQAAYGLTAFDAAIHLVEEIPSPRKNIPRVIWLSVTIGAITGFIFMVVCLFCIVDMSIVTDPTTGLAFMDLLKQTVGLQGGTVLLTLFIVNGIGQGIGIVTTASRLTWGFARDGGLPWSGYFAKVDDFWRVPVRALWLQGGVMALIGVLYTFASTVLEAILSVSTIALTVSYGMPILCLLLVGRDKLPPGEFSLGRFGSVINWVSVVYCAVTTVFFFFPGAPNPSVSDMNYAIAVFGIMLVITLVFWVIKGRITYLETEEAQGNIIYAQRAERANYVDVDVRTKTDTEARRASQTGGPSAS; encoded by the coding sequence ATGACCAACGACGTCGAGACAAACTCTGCGCTCAAGCGCTCAGATACCACCAACGAAGCCATCCGCGATGCAGAAGATCTCGCAAACTTTGGCCATGACCAGAGTCTCACGCGAAAATTCAGCATGTGGAGCATGTTTGCCCTGGCCTTCTCGGTCCTGGGTACGTGGTCCACGTTCGCGCAGGGCATCGACAGCGGCTTGACCAGCGGAGGCCCAATCGCCATCCTTTGGGGCCTGGTCCTCGTGTTTGTCTGCAATATCTGCGTTGCTGTGTCGCTGGGTGAGATGTGTAGTAGTATGCCCACGGCGCTCGGTCAGGCGTACTGGATCTCGCGTTTGTGGCCGACAAAGGCTGGTCGGTTCTGCTCGTATCTTTGTGCGTGGATTAACATGACTGGTTGGATCACTTTGTCCGCGTCGCAGATTGCTTTCATGGGCGAGTTTatgctcaagatgaaggttcTCTTCCAGCCGGACTGGGCTGGTGCGGATAAGGGATGGGTTCTATTCCTCGTCTACGTCGGTGTTACTCTAGCTATGACTCTATTCAACGTCGTGGCCTGTCGAAAGGACATCGTTCTTCCCTGGTTCAACAACTTCGTTGGTGTTTCCTTCGccagtctcttcttcatcatcagcttggCCATGCTTATCTCCGTCGGAACCAAGGATAACCTCCATTACCAGCCTGCCAGCTTCGTCTTTGGACAGTGGATCAACCAGACTGGCTGGCCCGATGGTGTGACCTGGTTCTTGGGCCTTATCCAAGCTGCCTACGGTCTTACGGCCTTCGATGCTGCTATCCACTTGGTCGAAGAAATTCCCTCACCACGAAAGAACATCCCCCGTGTTATCTGGCTCTCGGTTACTATCGGCGCCATCACTGGTTTCATCTTCATGGTCGTTTGTCTCTTCTGTATCGTGGATATGAGCATCGTCACTGATCCTACGACCGGACTTGCTTTCATGGATCTCCTCAAGCAGACTGTCGGTCTTCAGGGCGGAACTGTCCTGTTGACACTGTTCATCGTGAACGGTATCGGACAAGGTATTGGAATCGTTACGACCGCTTCGCGTTTGACTTGGGGTTTTGCTCGAGATGGCGGTCTTCCTTGGAGTGGCTACTTTGCAAAGGTCGACGATTTCTGGAGGGTTCCTGTTCGTGCACTTTGGCTTCAGGGCGGTGTCATGGCTCTCATCGGAGTTCTCTACACTTTCGCCTCAACAGTCTTGGAAGCTATTCTAAGCGTCAGCACAATCGCGCTCACAGTATCCTACGGCATGCCCATTCTTtgtctcctcctcgtcggccGAGACAAGCTCCCACCGGGAGAATTCTCCCTCGGTCGATTTGGTTCAGTCATCAACTGGGTCAGCGTCGTCTACTGTGCCGTCACCACcgttttcttctttttcccgGGCGCACCGAACCCATCGGTTTCAGACATGAACTACGCCATTGCTGTGTTCGGCATCATGCTTGTCATCACGCTCGTGTTCTGGGTCATCAAGGGACGTATCACTTATCTGGAGACCGAGGAGGCGCAGGGAAACATCATCTATGCGCAGCGCGCGGAGCGGGCTAActatgtcgatgtcgatgtccGAACCAAGACGGATACGGAAGCTCGTCGGGCTTCTCAGACAGGAGGGCCTAGTGCTTCCTGA
- a CDS encoding probable peroxisomal amine oxidase (copper-containing): MIADTSSIAGYTIFREEPNDAAPDLSNSQHLHPLDPLSIDEIRAAAKIIRDYAKPKSLKFNCLTLREPLKAEYAAFRARTGPRPSRRAFAIVIEKGNGQVSEVVANIADGKVELWKDVSEVGPTLTLEDLDVCERVARADPRVIQACKDVGIDDMSKIYIDAWAIGVDQRWGYERRLQQGLVYYRASPNDNQYAHPLDFSVVVDTEKEEVLTVDIRYVNGERTKVPLTSHNYMPEFIGENYIDGTLKPINITQPQGVSFRMRGNEISWAGYKMHIGFNYREGIVLSDVRMEDQHEHRERTLFNRISVVEMVVPYGNPDPPHHKKHAFDVGEYGTGLMTNSLKLGCDCKGAIHYLDAVMATGEGDPAVIKNAICIHEEDNGLLYKHTDYRDGTVISARDRKLIISQIITAANYEYGFYHTFTLDGTYKLEIKLTGMLNTYCMHPSETAAPYGTEVAPTINAHNHQHIFSLRVDPEIDGPNNSIVQNDALPSEAEVGSPENPYGNGFYCKNTPLRTAKEAAVNYCHETSRSWAITNPNSINPSAKKPVAYKILNNNCPGLLAKPGSVVYNRAAFARKSLWVTPYKDYEIFPAGDYVCQSTGVENHPHNSTILDWVARDEPIENTDIVCYIQFGLTHFPRTEDFPVMPAEPVSVMLRASNFYQKNPGLWVPPSALCVDAASKDAFGKKEEEAPSSCCATKTIPRL, translated from the exons ATGATTGCAGACACCTCATCCATCGCCGGCTACACCATCTTTCGGGAAGAGCCCAACGACGCCGCTCCCGACCTCTCAAATTCTCAACATTTACATCCTCTCG ATCCGCTATCGATTGATGAGATCCGCGCTGCCGCAAAGATCATCCGTGATTATGCCAAGCCCAAGTCTCTAAAGTTCAACTGTCTCACTCTCCGTGAGCCTCTTAAGGCAGAATATGCTGCTTTCCGCGCCCGAACTGGTCCCCGACCTTCTCGTCGCGCTttcgccatcgtcatcgagaAGGGCAATGGTCAAGTCTCCGAGGTCGTCGCCAACATCGCCGACGGCAAGGTCGAGCTCTGGAAGGACGTTTCCGAGGTTGGTCCTACTCTGACTctcgaggatcttgatgtCTGCGAGCGCGTTGCTCGCGCCGACCCTCGTGTCATCCAGGCCTGCAAGGACGTTGGCATCGATGACATGTCCAAGATCTACATCGATGCTTGGGCGATTGGCGTTGATCAGCGTTGGGGCTACGAGCGCCGTCTCCAGCAGGGTCTGGTGTATTACCGCGCTTCGCCCAACGATAACCAGTATGCGCACCCGCTCGACTTCTCCGTCGTGGTCGAtactgagaaggaggaggtccTCACTGTTGACATCCGCTACGTCAACGGTGAGCGAACAAAGGTTCCTCTCACCTCGCACAACTACATGCCCGAGTTTATCGGCGAGAACTACATTGATGGCACTCTCAagcccatcaacatcacccaGCCCCAGGGCGTTTCTTTCCGCATGCGAGGAAATGAGATTTCTTGGGCTGGCTACAAGATGCACATCGGATTCAACTACCGTGAAGGTATTGTTCTGTCTGATGTTCGCATGGAGGATCAGCATGAGCACCGTGAGCGCACTCTCTTCAACCGCATCAGTGTCGTCGAGATGGTCGTTCCCTACGGTAACCCCGACCCCCCTCACCACAAGAAGCACGCTTTCGATGTCGGTGAGTATGGCACTGGTCTTATGACCAACTCTCTGAAGCTGGGATGTGATTGCAAGGGCGCCATCCACTACCTCGATGCCGTCATGGCTACTGGCGAGGGTGATCCCGCTGTCATCAAGAACGCCATCTGCATTCACGAGGAAGACAACGGTCTTCTGTACAAGCACACCGATTACCGTGACGGCACCGTCATCTCCGCCCGTGAtcgcaagctcatcatctctcaaatcatcaccgccgccaacTACGAGTACGGCTTCTACCATACCTTCACCCTCGACGGTACCTACAAGCTTGAGATCAAGCTGACCGGCATGCTCAACACCTACTGCATGCACCCCAGCGAGACAGCCGCTCCCTACGGAACCGAAGTCGCGCCCACCATCAACGCTCACAACCACCAGCACATCTTCTCCCTCCGAGTTGACCCCGAGATCGACGGACCCAACAACTCCATCGTTCAGAACGACGCTCTACCTTCAGAGGCAGAGGTTGGATCTCCCGAGAACCCCTACGGCAACGGTTTCTACTGCAAGAATACTCCTCTCCGAACAGCCAAGGAGGCTGCTGTGAACTACTGCCACGAGACAAGTCGATCATGGGCCATCACCAACCCCAACAGCATCAACCCAtcagccaagaagcccgTCGCTtacaagatcctcaacaacaactgTCCCGGTCTCCTCGCCAAGCCCGGTAGTGTCGTGTACAACCGCGCTGCCTTTGCTCGCAAGAGTCTCTGGGTCACTCCTTACAAGGACTACGAGATCTTCCCTGCTGGTGACTACGTCTGCCAGTCCACCGGTGTCGAGAACCACCCTCACAACAGCACCATTCTCGACTGGGTCGCCCGCGATGAGCCTATTGAGAACACTGATATCGTCTGTTACATCCAGTTTGGTCTGACTCACTTCCCCCGCACTGAGGACTTCCCCGTGATGCCCGCTGAGCCTGTTAGTGTCATGCTTCGCGCCTCAAATTTCTACCAGAAGAACCCTGGTCTTTGGGTTCCTCCTTCAGCTCTCTGCGTCGATGCTGCATCCAAGGATGCTTTCGgtaagaaggaggaggaggctccctcttcttgctgcgCTACAAAGACGATTCCTCGTCTTTAG
- a CDS encoding related to putative monooxygenase has translation MNQTDVLIIGAGMSGIGLGVQLIRKFGTRNFEIIEKDSAMAGTWRVNSYPGCGCDVPSHFYSYSFALNPNWSQAYAMQPEIQTYFNDVAKKYDIERHVRFNLAVESARWDETTGTWETTIRDVKTSEVMTVRSKVLISAVGALSIPKECDIPGTSDFEGRIFHTAKWDHSFDWKDKEVVIVGNGCSVTQILPVISSGDAAVKKATQFARQAHWLAERPNPAYSTTFKWAMRWFPLAMRLYRAWLYYLKERDFAGFRVAEGLQVRNQWARDTTDYIRRTAPAKYLDFLVPRTEVGCKRRVNDTDYLACLHKDNVELVYSDPIQKIEAKGVRTSSGRLVTADAIILAHGFETQKPLFPMKIFGKDGVSINEHWNQVSEGAASSYFGTYLSEFPNFFIMMGPNTLSGHLSVIYTTECQINYTMRVLRPILTGKADIVEVTPEAEKKDIENVQEKAKRLVWATGCTSWFIDEKTNRNTVMFPDWQFKFWLRSVFVAWNDLEYRSVSTNKPVKMSRVSLSLLAVAGLVGLGSFCSHILKS, from the exons ATGAATCAAACAGacgtcctcatcatcggtgcTGGGATGTCAGGTATAGGTCTCGGTGTCCAGTTGATCCGAAAATTTGGCACCAGAAACTTCGAGATCATCGAAAAAGACTCTGCAATGGCCGGAACGTGGCGGGTCAATAGCTATCCGGGCTGTGGATGCGAT GTTCCATCTCATTTCTACTCATACTCCTTCGCCCTCAACCCTAACTGGTCCCAAGCTTATGCTATGCAACCTGAGATCCAAACCTACTTTAATGACGTTGCTAAGAAATACGATATTGAGAGACATGTTAGGTTCAACTTAGCTGTTGAGTCTGCCCGCTGGGACGAGACTACTGGAACTTGGGAAACAACCATTCGAGACGTTAAAACATCGGAAGTCATGACTGTTCGTTCGAAGGTCCTCATCTCGGCTGTCGGTGCCCTTTCCATTCCTAAAGAATGTGATATTCCGGGTACTTCAGACTTTGAAGGGCGAATATTTCATACGGCTAAATGGGATCATTCATTTGATtggaaagacaaagaagtaGTCATCGTTG GAAACGGCTGCAGTGTAACTCAGATTCTCCCTGTCATAAGCTCGGGAGATGCTGCCGTGAAGAAAGCAACCCAGTTCGCGAGACAAGCGCACTGGCTTGCAGAACGTCCCAACCCAGCCTACTCGACCACTTTTAAATGGGCTATGAGATGGTTCCCCCTTGCAATGCGCTTGTATCGTGCATGGCTATACTACCTGAAGGAACGAGACTTTGCAGGCTTCAGAGTTGCCGAAGGCCTTCAGGTGAGGAACCAATGGGCCAGAGATACTACTGACTATATCCGGAGGACGGCACCGGCCAAGTATCTGGACTTTCTGGTCCCAAGGACTGAGGTCGGCTGCAAGCGAAGAGTCAATGACACGGATTACCTCGCTTGTTTACACAAGGATAACGTGGAGCTTGTATATAGCGATCCGATCCAGAAGATTGAAGCGAAAGGTGTGCGGACATCTTCTGGAAGGTTGGTAACCGCCGATGCCATTATACTTGCGCATGGCTTTGAAACCCAGAAACCATTATTTCCTATGAAGATATTCGGAAAGGATGGGGTCAGCATTAACGAGCAT TGGAATCAAGTCAGTGAAGGTGCGGCGTCATCCTACTTCGGAACATACCTTTCGGAATTCCCCaatttcttcatcatgatgggCCCAAACACTCTGAGTGGCCATCTGTCAGTCATCTACACCACAGAATGCCAGATCAACTACACAATGAGAGTTCTCAGACCAATTCTCACAGGAAAAGCAGACATTGTTGAGGTTACTCccgaagctgagaagaaggacataGAAAATGTCCAAGAGAAGGCTAAGCGCCTTGTTTGGGCGACAGGGTGCACATCGTGGTttattgatgagaagacgAATAGGAACACAGTCATGTTCCCGGACTGGCAGTTCAAGTTCTGGTTGCGAAGTGTATTTGTAGCATGGAATGATTTGGAGTATCGAAGTGTCAGCACTAACAAGCCCGTGAAGATGTCACGAGTCAGCTTGTCGCTTCTTGCCGTGGCGGGTTTAGTAGGTTTGGGGTCATTTTGCTCCCATATCTTAAAGTCATAG
- a CDS encoding related to 15-hydroxyprostaglandin dehydrogenase has translation MSSQSAPLSVSGKTAIVTGAGSGINYEFAQILLGKNCNVVIADLSLRPEAEALVSKYKDSSPRAVFVKTDVTSWKDLANAFKTAVKEFGDFDIVCPGAGVYEPHFSNFWHPPGSAESKDPLDGDHYKLLDINLTHPIRATQLAISQWLHGSPKKVSPENPKRVIHISSIAAQCPALRSPMYGASKFGITGFVRCLAEVEKIGVRVNAVAPGLVRTPLWTEHPEKLKYVDEGQDEWVTPQEVAEAMLLCVESDKYPGGTVLEVGKNNTRCVQLFNDPGPDTSGQSKGVSISNTEEADKSIWEWLGDKSIWGSTL, from the exons atgtcttctcAATCAGCCCCATTATCTGTCTCCGGCAAGACTGCCATTGTCACAGGCGCTGGATCAG GGATCAACTATGAATTTGCTCAGATCTTGCTCGGAAAGAACTGCAACGTCGTCATAGCAGACCTTTCCCTCAGACCAGAAGCCGAAGCTCTAGTCTCAAAGTACAAAGACTCTTCTCCTCGAGCAGTCTTTGTCAAAACAGACGTCACATCCTGGAAAGATCTAGCCAATGCATTCAAAACTGCTGTCAAAGAGTTTGGCGACTTTGATATCGTTTGTCCTGGCGCAGGTGTCTACGAGCCTCATTTTTCCAACTTCTGGCATCCTCCAGGCTCCGCTGAATCTAAAGACCCTCTTGACGGTGATCATTATAAGCTACTGGATATCAATCTCACGCATCCTATTCGTGCTACACAACTTGCCATCTCACAATGGCTTCACGGCTCCCCCAAGAAAGTGTCACCTGAGAACCCCAAACGTGTGATCCATATTTCTTCTATCGCAGCTCAATGCCCCGCACTCAGAAGTCCCATGTATGGAGCGAGCAAGTTCGGCATCACGGGCTTTGTACGATGTCTtgcagaagttgagaagattgGCGTTCGTGTCAATGCCGTTGCACCTGGTTTAGTGCGCACTCCGCTGTGGACTGAACATCCTGAGAAGCTGAAGTACGTGGATGAGGGGCAGGATGAGTGGGTTACACCTCAAGAAGTTGCCGAGGCCATGCTTCTCTGTGTGGAGAGTGACAAGTACCCTGGTGGAACGGTACTTGAGGTTGGGAAGAACAACACTCGTTGTGTGCAGTTGTTCAATGATCCTGGACCTGATACGAGTGGTCAGTCGAAGGGAGTTTCTATTAGTAACACTGAGGAGGCGGACAAAAGTATTTGGGAATGGCTTGGTGATAAGTCAATCTGGGGTTCAACTTTGTAA
- a CDS encoding uncharacterized protein (reviewed:yes 1): MRSFSGCQTCRSRKLKCDEAKPVCGACSRSSRTCSYSRRSVFRPFQSYARKRSRSEVVGDFDAMHNSDVFEADHVWVDVPDELHFVHVEDPYAEQDSIRIDYPDETRETSYTAEAEQVSESPGPELDLWADDSLVVEGQAYAPDAESEAPTPSEHPDRSRLATLHLLKHYKEGPGIWFDIFDTGCYFSGKVPVKAATSPLLKSSMCAIAAKHLYRVNKSRLDLMIDSRWQGYDWRYESAKHYDEAIHHLKSAVDLCTYENNLSDKEDMLAAVAILCIYELMDAPGTAWRAHLSALPLFNPAEDASHPASPVVIPRTAIQGPILWSLARQDLLCAFISETQTRLDLKDVRLWQNAGLATTADGTLMPFSPPCSADIRTVADIEEDTKSNELTWLIGKLSNHLTSGDAINPSDYALPLGQRPTIGVTQERLLERWKMLLKEFKKWHDSLPSTFKPYARTPYHSSDSCFSSFTQIWYELPICAATMQNYHMAMILLLVNQPQESTFIRSTVSARLKSYRQIQQEVHHYAREICGVSLAEPSDPVRANSVQALFVAGQVFYEKGEQDAVLKLLDDIEKDLGWTTRFHRAKLIDEWPKDS, translated from the exons ATGCGTTCTTTTTCAGGCTG CCAAACTTGCAGAAGCAGAAAGCTCAAATGTGATGAAGCAAAACCAGTTTGTGGAGCATGCAGTAGAAGTTCAAGAACTTGCAGTTATTCCAGGAGATCGGTGTTTCGGCCTTTCCAAAGTTATGCTAGAAAGAGGAGTCGAAGCGAGGTTGTTGGAGATTTTGATGCGATGCATAACAGTGACGTTTTTGAGGCGGATCATGTCTGGGTTGATGTTCCGGACGAAC TTCACTTCGTCCATGTTGAAGATCCTTACGCGGAGCAGGATAGCATAAGGATTGACTATCCTGATGAAACAAGGGAGACATCTTATACTGCCGAAGCAGAGCAGGTTTCTGAGTCTCCTGGGCCAGAATTAGACCTGTGGGCCGACGATTCTCTTGTAGTTGAAGGGCAAGCATATGCTCCGGACGCCGAGTCAGAAGCTCCAACTCCTAGCGAACATCCAGATCGCTCAAGACTGGCAACACTTCATCTTCTAAAGCATTATAAAGAAGGGCCAGGCATCTG GTTCGACATCTTTGACACTGGCTGTTACTTCTCGGGCAAAGTCCCTGTCAAAGCTGCAACTAGTCCCTTGCTCAAATCATCCATGTGTGCGATCGCAGCTAAGCACTTATATCGTGTGAACAAGAGTCGCCTTGATTTAATGATCGATTCTAGATGGCAAGGATACGACTGGCGCTATGAATCTGCAAAGCACTAcgatgaagctattcacCATTTGAAAAGTGCGGTTGACCTTTGTACGTACGAGAATAACTTGAGCGATAAAGAGGATATGCTTGCTGCAGTTGCTATCCTTTGTATCTACGAACTAATGGATGCACCTGGGACAGCTTGGAGAGCCCATCTCAGCGCTTTGCCTCTGTTTAACCCAGCGGAGGATGCTTCACATCCTGCTTCACCGGTGGTGATACCGCGCACGGCTATTCAGGGTCCTATTCTTTGGAGTTTAGCacgtcaagatcttctctgCGCTT TCATTAGCGAAACGCAGACTCGTCTTGATCTCAAAGACGTGCGTCTTTGGCAGAATGCAGGTCTTGCAACCACAGCAGATGGAACCCTCATGCCCTTCAGTCCGCCATGCTCAGCGGATATTCGCACCGTAGCTGATATCGAGGAAGATACCAAGAGTAATGAGCTAACTTGGCTCATTGGCAAGCTCTCAAATCACCTCACCTCGGGCGACGCAATAAATCCTTCTGACTACGCACTCCCTCTCGGTCAACGTCCAACCATTGGCGTCACGCAAGAACGCCTCCTGGAACGCTGGAAGATGCTACTCAAAGAATTCAAGAAATGGCACGATAGTCTCCCATCAACATTCAAACCTTATGCCCGAACACCATATCACTCTTCAGATTCCTGCTTCAGTAGTTTCACCCAGATATGGTACGAACTCCCGATCTGCGCCGCAACAATGCAAAACTACCATATGGCCatgatcctcctcctcgtaaACCAGCCACAAGAATCGACATTCATTCGTTCTACTGTCTCGGCACGATTAAAGTCTTATAGACAGATCCAACAAGAGGTACATCATTACGCAAGAGAGATTTGCGGTGTAAGCCTAGCGGAGCCCTCGGATCCTGTGAGGGCGAATTCAGTGCAGGCATTGTTCGTGGCGGGGCAGGTGTTTTATGAGAAAGGCGAGCAGGATGCGGTTCTAAAGCTTCTggatgatattgagaaggATTTGGGATGGACTACCAGGTTTCATCGGGCAAAGCTTATAGATGAGTGGCCTAAGGATAGCTAA
- a CDS encoding related to short-chain alcohol dehydrogenase: MATSTFGPRLAGKVCIVTGSSSGLGRAIALAYSHEGAHLVCADLQPAARASVNGEEEVNTDELIRSNGGQAIFVETDVTKTAAVEQLVSRAVIQFGRIDVLVNNAGISVEAGKEPRRVHETPEDWWDLTLAVNLKSIFLVSKHVIAQMLKQDKSETGDRGWIINMSSIFGLVGGYTNAAYAASKGGVTNLTRTIALDYARDGIHCNAICPGFTETAIFADTIKTRDRDLIRSRHPLHGTGSPQDLVGAAIFLASQEARWVTGVNLPVDGGYTAQ, encoded by the exons ATGGCTACTTCGACTTTTGGACCTCGTCTGGCTGGTAAAGTCTGCATTGTGACAGGCTCTTCATCCGGCTTGGGCCGAGCAATTGCACTGGCTTACTCTCATGAGGGGGCGCACCTCGTCTGCGCTGATCTCCAGCCAGCTGCACGTGCGAGTGTGAATGGAGAGGAGGAAGTCAACACAGATGAGCTGATCAGATCAAATGGCGGCCAGGCTATCTTCGTTGAGACGGATGTCACCAAGACCGCTGCCGTGGAGCAATTGGTATCTAGAGCTGTCATTCAGTTTGGTCGCATTGACGT GCTGGTCAACAACGCTGGTATCTCCGTCGAAGCAGGCAAAGAGCCTCGTCGGGTACACGAAACTCCAGAGGACTGGTGGGATCTGACCCTGGCTGTCAACCTGAAGTCCATCTTTCTCGTCAGTAAACATGTTATTGCTCAAATGCTGAAGCAAGACAAATCCGAGACTGGCGACCGAGGCTGGATCATCAACATGTCGTCAATCTTTGGCCTCGTCGGAGGATACACCAATG CTGCGTATGCTGCGTCGAAAGGTGGTGTGACAAACTTGACGCGTACCATCGCTCTCGATTACGCGAGAGATGGCATTCACTGCAATGCCATCTGCCCAGGCT TTACGGAGACGGCCATTTTTGCCGACACCATCAAGACTCGCGACAGAGACCTCATCCGGTCAAGGCATCCTCTTCATGGAACCGGATCGCCTCAAGATCTTGTTGGTGCTGCGATCTTCCTTGCTAGCCAGGAGGCACGATGGGTTACTGGGGTAAACCTCCCGGTAGATGGTGGTTATACAGCACAGTAG